One Ureaplasma urealyticum serovar 8 str. ATCC 27618 genomic window carries:
- a CDS encoding DUF1410 domain-containing protein yields the protein MDSKFNSKKRRNKMIISLVVANIVWFGVITAIVLSLKNKKQLSIDNNHFNFDENGGLIIKGKLPNIYNKKPIYGIFIDENNQEHKIKAIVNDKGEYEFNTKELDSNHTYKLKHIVDGQDLNKTLVKNEELNIDQKVTFSKPTKAQVKFVNNKKVYEVQLVASLKNTLVELTLKDLNNRLHKIRAKTNQAGIVVFDVSTLNENNAYEVISIKNMNKVNIANVLDIPYYKKTINNLNTNILNAPYQYTKDGDINLVAKVLPHYANQNVFGIFKDQNNQEHQILAKVKNDGTIEFDTKNLRKINQYTLDRIVSVLDKQVELAYNFDLTNKQKQSINKPAGIPSINKDKHQLISHLNSDLVKQKLIATFVDNNNQEHKIEAVVSSQNQVDFDTSSLPKGYIYTLNKVVNIKSNKVLNVNDFELSQISIDKRFSEEDHRISRPNWEYDNDGNLEIHIKLAEDLNKDLKQKAQKNGSVKTIVVDQDGNEHEIDTSVNQDGKVVIKTKNLPSGNSIKSKTYTIKKVILKQDGQANKDLIDEKQLSGDNHTSFKKPTIIAKVKDNNDYEISFSNPNLVNKKVKLTFRVDNKDNNLKIIEAIVGLNGKANFITSDDLDFAPNHKYTLTKITIDDKKIANIDEIPLQDRVINKQRNVILNELQVANDSITWDANTNKADQLITAKILNVNSDYNNRNAKLIYEYNYRGTMVEVESSIFKLEENKTIYENIVLSTNVPNRKYIFKKIVIQNPSDPLVYTNLDMKNSLANTFVVQPGKTWIDWVPPTDEQITNYYLKNFNIKIKSEDKAFENNKRVHILFKTLRGDNIEYECTAKLTNISANGDEAIIENVHSNKDFFGDYEIYIAKIELLDDLAYANKTNKIIYSCDSKKESQYKFKTKPYIYQLVPTQKIDPWYDSVNNKGHFRYYISHTYSGGGYWTPLRNLNSKFKVVFRDRNEPNESDKVLVASNLSLIKDNSEENLYYIEGVFDKNVERKHHYYIKAIYISHPTSDNLFDEDNNSKVDLGNNYNSSFSSYEIKSKSSYFGDGSGSGNEIINESENKKTYDLNLEMDYRYHNKYLRAVYEYYDATTNKYEYLYSTPIKLDFFDKYEYKIDFEKTKNTEVWKKPRVFNFKKLEYSDDSNNNWKTFECQMDANRLEKIRFK from the coding sequence ATGGACTCCAAGTTTAATTCTAAAAAAAGAAGAAATAAAATGATTATTAGTTTAGTAGTAGCTAATATTGTATGATTTGGTGTAATTACAGCCATTGTATTATCTTTAAAAAATAAAAAACAACTATCAATAGATAATAATCATTTTAATTTTGATGAAAATGGTGGTTTGATCATTAAAGGAAAATTGCCTAATATATATAACAAAAAGCCAATTTATGGTATTTTCATTGATGAAAATAATCAAGAACATAAAATTAAAGCAATTGTTAATGACAAAGGTGAATATGAGTTTAACACAAAAGAATTGGATTCAAATCACACCTATAAATTAAAACATATTGTCGATGGTCAAGATTTGAATAAAACTTTAGTTAAAAATGAAGAACTTAACATTGATCAAAAAGTTACATTTAGCAAACCAACAAAAGCACAAGTAAAATTTGTAAATAACAAAAAAGTGTATGAAGTACAATTAGTTGCGTCGCTAAAAAATACTTTAGTTGAACTTACTTTAAAAGATTTAAATAATAGACTTCACAAAATTAGAGCCAAAACAAATCAAGCAGGAATTGTTGTTTTTGATGTTTCGACACTAAATGAAAATAATGCATATGAAGTAATTAGTATTAAAAATATGAATAAAGTTAATATTGCCAACGTTTTAGATATTCCTTATTATAAAAAAACAATTAATAATTTAAATACAAATATTTTAAATGCACCATATCAATATACAAAAGATGGTGATATTAATTTAGTAGCAAAAGTTTTACCACACTATGCTAATCAAAATGTTTTTGGTATTTTTAAAGACCAAAACAATCAAGAACATCAAATTTTGGCCAAAGTTAAAAACGATGGAACTATTGAGTTTGATACAAAAAATCTAAGAAAAATAAATCAATATACTTTAGATAGAATTGTGAGTGTTTTAGATAAGCAAGTTGAATTAGCTTATAATTTTGATCTTACAAATAAACAAAAACAATCAATTAACAAACCAGCAGGTATTCCAAGTATTAACAAAGATAAACATCAATTAATATCTCATTTAAATAGCGATTTAGTAAAACAAAAATTAATTGCTACTTTTGTTGATAACAACAATCAAGAACATAAAATTGAAGCAGTTGTTAGTTCACAAAATCAAGTTGATTTTGACACATCATCTTTACCAAAAGGTTATATATATACTTTAAACAAAGTTGTAAACATAAAATCAAATAAGGTTTTAAATGTTAATGATTTTGAATTATCACAAATAAGTATTGATAAGCGATTCAGTGAAGAAGATCATAGAATTAGTCGACCAAATTGAGAATATGATAACGATGGTAACTTAGAAATTCACATTAAACTAGCAGAAGATTTAAATAAGGATTTGAAACAAAAAGCGCAAAAAAATGGTAGTGTAAAAACAATCGTTGTTGATCAAGATGGCAATGAACATGAAATTGATACGAGCGTTAACCAAGATGGAAAAGTAGTTATTAAAACAAAAAATCTACCAAGCGGTAATTCAATAAAATCTAAAACATATACAATTAAAAAAGTTATTTTAAAACAAGATGGTCAAGCAAATAAAGATTTAATTGACGAAAAACAATTAAGCGGGGATAATCATACTTCATTTAAAAAGCCAACTATTATTGCTAAAGTTAAAGATAATAATGATTATGAAATTAGTTTTTCAAATCCTAATTTAGTTAATAAAAAAGTAAAATTAACTTTTAGAGTAGATAATAAAGATAACAATTTAAAAATAATCGAAGCTATTGTTGGTTTAAATGGTAAAGCAAATTTTATAACAAGTGATGACTTAGATTTCGCACCAAATCATAAATACACATTAACAAAAATAACAATTGATGATAAAAAAATTGCAAACATTGATGAAATTCCATTGCAAGATCGTGTTATTAATAAGCAAAGAAATGTTATATTGAATGAACTACAAGTAGCTAATGATTCGATTACATGAGATGCTAATACTAATAAGGCTGATCAATTAATTACAGCGAAAATTTTAAATGTTAATAGTGATTATAATAATCGTAATGCTAAATTAATTTATGAATATAATTATCGTGGCACAATGGTAGAAGTTGAATCATCAATTTTTAAATTAGAAGAAAACAAAACAATTTATGAAAATATTGTTTTATCAACAAATGTACCTAATCGTAAATACATTTTTAAAAAAATTGTTATCCAAAATCCTAGCGATCCTTTAGTTTATACTAATTTAGACATGAAGAATAGTTTGGCAAATACATTTGTTGTTCAACCAGGAAAAACATGAATCGATTGAGTTCCTCCAACTGATGAACAAATAACAAATTATTACTTAAAAAACTTTAATATTAAAATTAAATCTGAAGATAAAGCGTTTGAAAATAATAAACGCGTTCATATTTTGTTTAAAACACTTAGGGGTGATAATATAGAATATGAATGCACTGCAAAACTAACTAATATTAGTGCTAATGGAGACGAAGCTATTATTGAAAATGTTCACTCAAATAAAGATTTTTTTGGTGATTATGAAATTTATATTGCTAAAATAGAATTATTAGATGATCTAGCATATGCAAATAAGACCAATAAAATCATTTATTCATGTGATTCAAAAAAAGAAAGTCAATATAAGTTTAAAACTAAACCATATATTTATCAATTGGTTCCAACTCAAAAAATAGATCCTTGATATGATTCAGTAAATAATAAAGGACATTTTAGATACTATATTAGTCATACTTACTCTGGTGGTGGCTATTGAACTCCATTAAGAAATTTAAATTCTAAATTTAAAGTTGTTTTCCGAGATCGAAACGAACCAAACGAAAGTGATAAAGTTTTAGTAGCTTCTAATTTAAGTTTAATTAAAGATAATAGCGAAGAAAACTTATATTATATTGAAGGTGTTTTTGATAAAAACGTAGAAAGAAAACATCATTATTATATAAAAGCTATCTATATTTCTCATCCAACAAGTGATAATTTATTTGACGAAGATAATAATAGTAAAGTTGATTTGGGTAATAACTATAATTCAAGTTTTTCAAGCTATGAAATTAAATCAAAATCTTCGTATTTTGGTGATGGATCAGGTTCAGGTAATGAGATAATAAATGAGAGTGAAAACAAAAAAACATACGATTTAAACTTAGAGATGGATTATAGATACCACAATAAATATTTAAGAGCTGTTTATGAGTATTATGACGCTACAACTAATAAATATGAATATTTATACAGCACTCCTATTAAATTAGATTTTTTTGACAAATATGAATATAAAATTGATTTTGAAAAAACCAAAAATACTGAAGTTTGAAAAAAACCACGTGTATTTAATTTTAAAAAATTAGAATATAGTGATGATTCAAACAATAATTGAAAAACATTTGAATGTCAAATGGATGCTAATCGATTAGAAAAAATAAGATTTAAATAA